Genomic segment of Planctomycetaceae bacterium:
GACCAGAGGTAAGAGCCATCAACCGCATCGCGAACCAGATAGTCATCTGTTCCGCCGTAGATGTTATGTCCTGCAAGGTAGATTGGTTGTACCATCAGGCATCTCCGAGGATTTCGTCACAACGCGATTGAGTGATTAGGTTCTTTGCCACCAACCACGCCATAGATTCCCGAAGTCGGCGACTCGACAAATCAACTTCAGAGAGTGCCGCCAAATCCTCTTCGATGCATTTCATAATTGCCGAATCCTCAGGCGACAGGACGGCAGTTTTCAATCGCACCTTCTCTTCGAGCGTGAACCGATTTCGGAATTGAATCGGCGTGATGGGAACGCCGATTCGATCGAATTGAATCGAGTTGTCTTGAAGGTCCAAGTACGGGATAAACCTGTAACCTTCCAGTTCCGGTGGTGTCGGCATTGCATCGATCACCAATGCCGATTCTTTTTGCTCCTGAGTCAGAACGGATTCTTTGTAGACGCACCGAAGGCCAATCGCTTTATTGCCTTCGACGCGATCCCAGAACACGTAAACCGCCATCGTTCGGTACTCCCTGAATCAATCAAAGTTCACCCGGTCGACTACGTCAAACGAAGTTCGCAATCCTGCAACGTTAGCGTTTGGGTGTCGCTGACTGTGCGGTCGGCCGTCAAATCCCACCACGCAATAATCACGCGAGAACTCAGCGTCGCGTTGTCATCGGTCAGAACGGCATAGGCCGCGATCTTCTATCTTCGCTGGATCAACCAGCGGTCGAATCTACAGGTGACGTCTGAATTCGAGAACATCAGGTTCTCGAAAGACATTCTTCGCGCGACATGGCTGGCTGAACTTACCCTCGAACCTCGAGAAGTCCCGCTTCGATCCATGCTTCGACCTGGTCGTTCATCAGTGATTCGGCTCGAGCTTCGCAGGTGTAGGACTTCGTCAGGATGTCGTAAGTATGAAGGGCGGTCGCGCCGTCTTCGATGTCTTCGGCCGTCGGTGATTCGTCCAGCAAACCGGGAAACGTCAACGCCCACGACGCGAAGTCGTCACAACGTCCCAGGTCGAACGCCCCGCGGCAGAACTGGCCGTCGTGAATGTAAGGTCGTCCGGACGTTCGCCGCCACAATAGCGGGTCGATTAGTCGTTCCGAGCTCGAGACTTTCACGTTCCCGTAATATCTCAAACAACGGTTCCGTTTGAGGGGCGACTTCAGCGCTTCGTTGATGTGTTTTTTGTACTTGCTGAAGTCGACCGAATAACCCATGTTCGGATTGGCCTTCGTCCAAATCCGTTCGTCCCATGGGTCGGTTTCGGATTTCGGATCGAATGGCAAGTCGGCCGCGACTTTGGTCGATCAGTTGCGGCGCAAATACCAATCGGCGTTGATACTGCCTGACGGGTCGCCGATTATCGACGAATTTGTCACGGCCCCCATGCTGGCGATGTCGCAAACCTGCGCCCGTTTGTGCGCCGCGGTCTATGGGCGCCAGGAATCATTGCCGGAAGCAATGGCAATCGATGGATGGAAGTTCGACCGCCTGGTTACCACGCCCGACCTGGCCGCCGTTTGCGCGATTGTGTACCGCGACGACGGCCCCGCGCCTTCAACGATTGTTGTCTGGCGGGGAACGAATCTTTTGAACTGGGCACAGATCAAAGCGAACCGAAAAGGCCGCCGCCGAAAATTGACTGTGAACGTTCCGGACGTGAACGGGACACAAAAGGCCATCGAAATCGACGGGACGGTTCACGACGGACTGGCGGGCGAATTCGGTGTCGTTGGTCGGAAGCTTTGTCGCATCATCGAAGGACACATTCGAGCGGGCCGAAAAATCTATGTCACGGGACATAGTCAGGGGGGCGGGTTGGCTCAAATCACGGTCGCCGCCCTCCAGGCGATGGCCCGAGTTCAACACAACGCCGACATCCTTCCGGCCGGTTTGATAACGTTTGGAAGCATGAGAGCGGGCGACACGGCCTTCGCGAAATATGTCGAGTCGGCGACGACCTACGCGCCGGGACAGGGCGATTTCGGAATCATTCGATACCGAAACAACAACGACATCGTTCCGACCGTCCCGCCGACAAGTTGCGGGTATCAACACGCCGGGGACGAAC
This window contains:
- a CDS encoding lipase family protein, coding for MFGLAFVQIRSSHGSVSDFGSNGKSAATLVDQLRRKYQSALILPDGSPIIDEFVTAPMLAMSQTCARLCAAVYGRQESLPEAMAIDGWKFDRLVTTPDLAAVCAIVYRDDGPAPSTIVVWRGTNLLNWAQIKANRKGRRRKLTVNVPDVNGTQKAIEIDGTVHDGLAGEFGVVGRKLCRIIEGHIRAGRKIYVTGHSQGGGLAQITVAALQAMARVQHNADILPAGLITFGSMRAGDTAFAKYVESATTYAPGQGDFGIIRYRNNNDIVPTVPPTSCGYQHAGDELYIWPAGMVTMNVPWPLKLIQRIKPLAAGIIGDSIADHSVAEYVRHLERVRIP